One Tachysurus vachellii isolate PV-2020 chromosome 8, HZAU_Pvac_v1, whole genome shotgun sequence genomic window carries:
- the LOC132850360 gene encoding gastricsin-like: protein MMRCLIFGLLCLALTEGLVRVPLVKKKTIMKERGLLKEILKYSQYTSQQGYSESLINQNDMAYFGKVGIGSPPQYFYLHFDTGSSTLWVNSVYCNSAACNNHPLFNPSESSTYTSNQQPFSITYGTGSVQGIIGYDTVTMGQLTVTNQKIGLSTTEPGNHFARPLHDGLMGLAFKPPSDQTIVDTMIQEGVIEEPIFAFYLSRDSESGSEVVFGGVDPSHYQGQINWVPVQQNSHWQLVFEGFEVNHQSTGWCENGCTAITDTGTSLLLCPPQYVDTLHQMLGAQQDSNGNYVFDCNSVSSLPPLTFVMNGAHLHLPGTAYVLQAEGSNSNCQSGIRGSHEQYRNGYPYWILGDVFLRQFYSVFDQGNARVGFATLA from the exons ATGATGAGGTGTCTGATATTTGGTCTGCTATGTCTGGCTCTTACTGAGGGACTTGTCAG AGTTCCTCTTGTTAAAAAGAAGACCATAATGAAAGAAAGGGGTCTCCTCAAGGAAATTCTGAAGTACTCACAGTACACCTCTCAGCAAGGTTACAGTGAGAGCCTGATCAACCAAAATGAT ATGGCTTATTTTGGAAAGGTTGGTATTGGAAGCCCCCCACAGTACTTCTACCTACACTTTGACACCGGCTCCAGCACTCTGTGGGTCAACTCTGTTTACTGCAACAGTGCTGCCTGCA ACAATCATCCCCTTTTCAACCCAAGCGAGTCTTCCACGTACACCAGCAATCAACAACCATTTTCAATCACTTATGGAACAGGAAGTGTCCAGGGTATCATTGGCTATGACACCGTCACT ATGGGTCAACTGACTGTCACAAATCAGAAGATTGGTTTAAGCACTACAGAGCCTGGTAATCATTTTGCAAGGCCTCTGCATGATGGACTCATGGGTCTAGCCTTTAAACCTCCTAGTGACCAGACCATTGTGGACACCATGATCCAAGAAGGTGTTATTGAAGAGCCGATATTTGCTTTTTACTTAAGCag GGACTCTGAGAGTGGAAGTGAGGTCGTGTTTGGTGGAGTTGATCCATCTCATTACCAAGGTCAGATCAACTGGGTTCCTGTACAACAGAACAGCCACTGGCAGCTGGTCTTTGAAGG TTTTGAGGTGAATCACCAGTCAACTGGATGGTGTGAAAACGGATGTACTGCTATTACAGACACAGGAACGTCACTGCTGCTGTGCCCACCACAATATGTAGACACTCTTCATCAAATGCTGGGAGCCCAACAGGACAGCAACGGCAAC TATGTGTTCGACTGTAATTCCGTGAGCAGCCTTCCCCCACTAACATTCGTTATGAACGGAGCTCACCTGCATTTGCCGGGTACTGCTTATGTGCTTCAG GCTGAAGGGTCTAACTCAAACTGTCAGAGTGGCATCCGGGGATCACATGAGCAGTACAGAAACGGTTATCCTTACTGGATCCTGGGTGATGTCTTCCTCAGACAGTTCTACTCTGTGTTTGACCAGGGGAATGCTAGAGTGGGATTTGCAACTTTAGCATAG